One stretch of Priestia megaterium DNA includes these proteins:
- the sspI gene encoding small acid-soluble spore protein SspI, producing the protein MDLNLRNAVIANVSGNSKEELEATISDAIQSGEEKMLPGLGVLFEVLWEKSPESEKEEILTTLENGLK; encoded by the coding sequence ATGGATCTTAATTTACGAAATGCTGTTATTGCAAACGTTTCAGGAAACTCAAAAGAAGAGCTTGAAGCTACAATTTCTGACGCTATTCAAAGCGGTGAAGAAAAAATGCTCCCTGGACTTGGTGTTTTATTTGAGGTGCTTTGGGAAAAGTCTCCAGAATCAGAAAAAGAAGAAATTCTGACAACACTTGAAAACGGTTTAAAATAA
- the pheS gene encoding phenylalanine--tRNA ligase subunit alpha produces the protein MKERLQELQQEAIAKVEAASALKELNDVRVAYLGKKGPITEVLRGMGKLSAEERPVMGALANEVREAIASKIEEKQTALEAAEVERKLASETIDVTLPGRPVKTGTHHPLTSVVEEVEDLFLGMGYEVAEGPEVEQDYYNFEALNLPKGHPARDMQDTFYITEETLLRTHTSTVQARVMNKNEGKGPVKIICPGKVYRRDDDDATHSHQFMQIEGLVVDENIRMSDLKGTLEVFVKKMFGADREIRLRPSFFPFTEPSVEVDVSCAKCGGKGCNVCKQTGWIEILGAGMVHPNVLEMAGYDSTKYRGFAFGIGVERIAMLKHGVDDIRHFYTNDVRFLDQFKQV, from the coding sequence ATGAAAGAACGTTTACAAGAACTTCAACAAGAAGCAATTGCAAAAGTCGAAGCAGCAAGTGCTTTAAAAGAATTAAACGATGTACGCGTAGCTTATTTAGGAAAGAAAGGCCCTATCACAGAAGTACTTCGCGGTATGGGGAAACTTTCAGCTGAAGAGCGTCCTGTGATGGGAGCACTTGCAAATGAAGTACGTGAAGCTATTGCATCTAAAATTGAAGAAAAACAAACGGCGTTAGAAGCAGCCGAGGTAGAGCGTAAACTTGCTTCAGAAACAATCGACGTAACGCTGCCAGGACGCCCTGTTAAAACAGGTACGCATCACCCGCTAACAAGCGTGGTTGAAGAAGTAGAAGATTTATTCTTAGGAATGGGCTATGAAGTAGCAGAAGGACCGGAAGTAGAGCAGGACTACTATAATTTCGAAGCGCTGAACTTGCCAAAAGGTCACCCAGCACGTGATATGCAAGATACGTTCTATATTACGGAAGAAACGCTTCTTCGTACGCATACATCAACTGTTCAAGCTCGTGTTATGAACAAGAATGAAGGCAAAGGACCTGTTAAAATTATTTGCCCAGGTAAAGTGTACCGCCGTGATGACGATGATGCTACGCATTCTCATCAATTCATGCAAATTGAAGGTCTTGTAGTAGACGAAAACATTCGTATGAGCGATTTAAAAGGCACGCTTGAAGTATTTGTGAAAAAGATGTTCGGTGCAGACCGTGAAATTCGTCTTCGTCCAAGTTTCTTCCCATTCACTGAGCCGTCTGTAGAAGTAGACGTATCGTGTGCAAAATGTGGAGGTAAAGGCTGTAATGTATGTAAACAAACAGGCTGGATTGAAATTTTAGGAGCCGGCATGGTTCATCCAAATGTCCTTGAAATGGCTGGATACGATTCAACTAAATATCGTGGTTTTGCTTTTGGAATCGGTGTAGAGCGTATTGCTATGTTAAAACACGGCGTGGATGATATTCGTCATTTCTATACAAATGATGTTCGTTTCTTAGATCAATTTAAACAAGTATAA
- the infC gene encoding translation initiation factor IF-3 has translation MMVNEGIRAREVRLIDQNGEQLGIKSKNEALEIASRVNLDLVMVAANAKPPVCRIMDYGKFRYEQQRKEREARKNQKVVNLKEVRLSPTIDEHDFNTKLRNARKFLEKGDKVKASIRFKGRAITHKGIGQKVLERFSQACEDVSSVESAPKMEGRSMFLVLAPKNEK, from the coding sequence ATGATGGTAAACGAGGGCATTCGAGCTCGCGAAGTTCGTCTAATTGATCAAAACGGTGAACAATTAGGAATTAAATCAAAAAATGAAGCATTAGAAATTGCTTCACGAGTAAATCTTGACTTAGTAATGGTTGCTGCAAATGCGAAACCGCCGGTATGTCGTATTATGGACTACGGTAAATTCCGCTATGAGCAACAACGTAAAGAAAGAGAAGCTCGTAAAAACCAAAAAGTTGTAAACTTAAAAGAAGTTCGTTTAAGTCCAACAATTGATGAACATGATTTTAACACTAAACTTCGTAACGCACGCAAGTTCCTTGAAAAAGGTGACAAAGTGAAAGCGTCTATTCGCTTTAAAGGTCGTGCCATTACTCATAAAGGGATTGGCCAAAAAGTACTTGAACGTTTTTCACAAGCTTGCGAAGATGTAAGTTCAGTTGAATCGGCTCCAAAAATGGAAGGCCGCAGCATGTTCTTAGTCTTGGCACCTAAAAACGAAAAGTAA
- a CDS encoding TrmH family RNA methyltransferase, translated as MFVKQIDSVKNPQVKAWKKLHNKKDRDKQGLFMVEGFHLVEEAIKNKNCVKELIIRESIEVPAQWNIDGIEITVVNEAIIKLLSDTETPQGIIAVCFQTKHAEIIHTAQKVLLLDAVQDPGNLGTIIRTADAAGVDAIIVGEGSVDVYNPKVVRSTQGAIFHLPIVKGDLLEMISLLKERGIAVYGTSLQNGKVYTHVKPSNEFALIVGNEGNGVSEKVLEQTDQNLYIPIYGKSESLNVAIASGILLYYLRGM; from the coding sequence ATGTTTGTGAAACAAATTGATTCAGTTAAAAATCCGCAGGTAAAAGCGTGGAAAAAGCTGCATAATAAAAAAGACCGTGATAAGCAGGGCCTTTTTATGGTAGAAGGCTTTCATTTAGTCGAAGAAGCTATCAAAAATAAGAATTGCGTAAAGGAACTAATTATACGCGAATCGATCGAAGTGCCAGCACAGTGGAACATAGATGGTATCGAAATAACCGTTGTAAACGAAGCAATAATCAAATTATTATCTGACACAGAAACACCTCAAGGAATTATCGCCGTGTGTTTTCAAACGAAGCATGCAGAAATCATTCATACAGCACAGAAAGTATTGCTTTTAGATGCGGTGCAAGATCCAGGTAACCTAGGTACGATTATTCGAACCGCTGATGCTGCCGGAGTGGACGCTATTATCGTTGGAGAGGGCAGCGTGGATGTGTACAACCCAAAAGTCGTTCGTTCAACGCAAGGAGCTATTTTTCACCTTCCAATTGTAAAAGGTGATTTACTCGAAATGATTTCACTGTTAAAAGAAAGAGGAATAGCAGTTTACGGCACGTCGCTACAAAATGGAAAGGTCTACACACACGTAAAACCTTCAAACGAATTTGCGCTGATTGTGGGAAATGAAGGAAACGGCGTAAGCGAGAAAGTGCTGGAACAAACGGATCAGAATCTGTACATTCCTATCTATGGAAAGAGCGAGTCGCTAAATGTTGCCATCGCTTCTGGAATCTTACTTTATTATTTACGCGGAATGTAG
- the rplT gene encoding 50S ribosomal protein L20: MPRVKGGTVTRKRRKKVLKLAKGFFGSKHRLYKVANQQVMKSHMYAYRDRRQKKRDFRKLWITRINAAARMNGLSYSRLMHGLKLAGIEVNRKMLADLAVADEKAFAELATAAKKGLDK; encoded by the coding sequence ATGCCACGCGTAAAAGGCGGTACAGTAACACGCAAACGTCGTAAAAAAGTTTTAAAATTAGCTAAAGGTTTCTTCGGTTCGAAGCATAGATTATATAAAGTTGCTAATCAGCAAGTTATGAAATCTCACATGTATGCTTATCGTGACCGTCGTCAGAAAAAACGTGACTTCCGTAAATTATGGATCACACGTATCAATGCAGCTGCTCGTATGAACGGTCTTTCTTACAGCCGTTTAATGCACGGTTTAAAATTAGCAGGTATTGAAGTTAACCGCAAAATGCTTGCTGACTTAGCTGTAGCTGATGAAAAAGCATTTGCTGAATTAGCAACTGCTGCTAAAAAAGGCTTAGATAAGTAA
- a CDS encoding DUF1294 domain-containing protein → MNQLLLTYFIIINIVGIGMMYRDKQKAKRHEWRIAESTLWTVAAIGGALGGLIGMYCYRHKTKHKAFTVGFPILAVLDLFFFFVIS, encoded by the coding sequence ATGAACCAACTGCTGCTTACCTATTTTATTATCATCAATATAGTAGGGATAGGAATGATGTATAGGGATAAACAAAAAGCGAAAAGGCATGAGTGGAGAATTGCCGAAAGCACACTGTGGACGGTAGCTGCTATCGGAGGAGCACTTGGAGGACTCATTGGTATGTATTGCTATCGTCATAAAACGAAGCACAAAGCATTTACAGTAGGGTTTCCTATTCTTGCTGTTCTTGATTTATTTTTCTTTTTTGTTATCAGCTGA
- a CDS encoding dUTP diphosphatase has product MNLKQLFTMQRQLDQHIEDKHELHKEDLIPRKLLALLVEMGELANETRCFKFWSVKPPAEDAVILEEFVDGVHFILSLGIEKGYDDLTELPKAKASDSKTAQFLQVFAQVAAFEKDQSKENYVDMFVSYMTLGDMFGFSAEHIEEAYISKNEVNFKRQEQGY; this is encoded by the coding sequence TTGAATTTAAAACAGCTATTTACTATGCAGCGCCAGCTGGATCAGCATATAGAGGATAAGCATGAGCTTCATAAGGAAGACTTGATTCCGAGAAAGCTTTTAGCACTGCTTGTCGAAATGGGAGAACTGGCAAACGAAACGCGCTGCTTCAAATTTTGGAGTGTTAAACCTCCCGCTGAAGACGCTGTTATTTTAGAAGAATTTGTGGACGGCGTACATTTTATCCTTTCTTTAGGTATTGAAAAAGGATACGATGATTTAACTGAGCTACCGAAAGCAAAAGCAAGTGATTCAAAAACAGCACAATTTTTACAGGTATTTGCGCAAGTTGCTGCTTTCGAGAAGGATCAGTCGAAAGAAAACTATGTGGACATGTTTGTATCTTACATGACGCTTGGCGATATGTTCGGTTTTTCCGCTGAACATATTGAAGAGGCGTACATCTCAAAAAATGAAGTGAATTTTAAACGCCAAGAACAAGGATACTAG
- the thrS gene encoding threonine--tRNA ligase translates to MLKEWKVVSEVIKMTFPDGAVKEYPKGSSTEDIAASISPGLKKKALAGKVNGELLDLRTPIEQDGSLEIITQDAPEALEIMRHSTAHLMAQAIKRLYKDTKVQLGVGPVIENGFYYDIDMEESIIPEDLGKIEKEMKKIVNSNIEIERKEVSREEAIQLFKEVGDELKLELIDAIPAGEKVTIYQQGEFFDLCRGVHVPSTGKIKEFKLLSVAGAYWRGDSDNQMLQRIYGTAFFTKADLDEHLRLLEEAKERDHRKLGKELNLFTNSQKVGQGLPLWLPKGATIRRIIERYIVDKEVSLGYQHVYTPVLGSVELYKTSGHWEHYQDDMFPAMEMDNEDLVLRPMNCPHHMMVYKQGIHSYRELPIRIAELGTMHRYEMSGALSGLQRVRGMTLNDAHIFVRPDQIKEEFIRVVRLVEAVYKDFGFENYSFRLSYRDPEDTEKYFDDDAMWEKAQSMLKDAMDELDLDYYEAEGEAAFYGPKLDVQVKTALGKEETLSTVQLDFLLPERFDLTYVGEDGKQHRPVVIHRGVVSTMERFVAFLIEEYKGAFPTWLAPVQVQVIPVSPTVHLEYAKEVQEQLQLAGIRVELDSRDEKIGYKIREAQMQKIPYMLVVGDKEVEDKAVNVRKYGEQNSETVDFQAFLQNVKAEASR, encoded by the coding sequence ATGTTAAAGGAGTGGAAAGTTGTGTCAGAAGTAATCAAAATGACATTTCCTGATGGAGCTGTTAAAGAGTATCCAAAAGGATCATCAACAGAAGATATTGCGGCTTCTATTAGCCCGGGATTAAAGAAGAAAGCATTAGCAGGCAAAGTAAACGGCGAGCTGCTGGATTTACGTACGCCAATCGAACAAGATGGCAGTCTTGAAATCATTACGCAAGATGCTCCTGAAGCGCTTGAAATTATGCGTCATAGTACAGCGCATTTAATGGCTCAAGCAATCAAACGTTTATACAAAGATACAAAAGTACAGCTAGGTGTAGGGCCGGTTATCGAAAACGGTTTTTACTATGACATCGATATGGAAGAGTCAATTATTCCTGAAGATTTAGGTAAAATTGAAAAAGAAATGAAAAAAATCGTTAATTCAAATATCGAAATTGAACGAAAAGAAGTTTCTCGTGAAGAAGCCATTCAACTTTTTAAAGAAGTTGGCGATGAACTAAAGCTTGAATTGATCGATGCAATTCCAGCAGGTGAAAAGGTTACGATTTACCAACAAGGCGAATTCTTTGACCTTTGCCGAGGCGTGCACGTGCCGTCAACAGGCAAAATTAAAGAATTTAAACTATTAAGCGTGGCAGGTGCTTATTGGCGCGGAGACAGCGATAATCAAATGCTGCAGCGTATTTACGGTACAGCATTCTTTACAAAAGCAGATTTAGACGAGCATCTTCGTCTTCTTGAAGAAGCAAAAGAACGTGATCACCGTAAACTTGGTAAAGAGCTAAACTTATTTACAAATTCTCAAAAAGTAGGACAAGGTCTGCCTTTATGGCTTCCAAAAGGTGCGACGATCCGCCGTATTATCGAGCGTTATATCGTAGATAAAGAAGTAAGCCTTGGTTATCAGCACGTTTACACTCCGGTGCTGGGAAGTGTAGAACTTTACAAAACGTCTGGTCACTGGGAGCACTACCAAGATGACATGTTCCCTGCAATGGAAATGGATAACGAAGACCTGGTTCTTCGTCCGATGAACTGTCCTCATCACATGATGGTTTACAAACAAGGTATTCACAGCTATCGTGAGCTTCCAATCCGTATTGCTGAGCTTGGAACGATGCACCGCTACGAAATGTCAGGAGCATTATCAGGACTTCAGCGTGTTCGAGGCATGACGCTAAATGATGCGCATATCTTTGTACGTCCGGATCAAATCAAAGAAGAATTTATTCGTGTGGTTCGCTTAGTTGAAGCGGTTTATAAAGATTTTGGATTTGAAAATTATTCATTCCGTCTATCTTACCGTGACCCTGAAGATACAGAAAAATACTTTGATGATGATGCAATGTGGGAAAAAGCACAAAGCATGTTAAAAGACGCAATGGATGAGCTTGACCTTGATTATTATGAAGCTGAAGGCGAAGCGGCATTCTACGGTCCAAAACTAGACGTTCAAGTTAAAACGGCTCTTGGTAAAGAAGAGACGCTATCTACGGTTCAATTGGATTTCTTACTTCCTGAACGATTTGATTTAACGTATGTAGGGGAAGACGGAAAACAACATCGACCGGTTGTTATTCACCGCGGCGTGGTGTCAACAATGGAACGTTTTGTAGCTTTCTTAATCGAAGAATACAAAGGAGCTTTCCCAACGTGGTTAGCACCTGTACAAGTTCAAGTGATTCCGGTATCACCTACGGTTCACCTTGAGTATGCAAAAGAAGTGCAAGAACAGCTTCAGCTTGCGGGTATTCGTGTGGAACTTGATTCACGCGATGAGAAAATTGGCTATAAAATCCGTGAGGCTCAAATGCAAAAAATTCCTTATATGCTTGTTGTAGGGGATAAAGAAGTAGAGGATAAAGCAGTAAACGTACGTAAATATGGTGAGCAGAATTCAGAAACAGTGGATTTCCAAGCCTTTTTACAAAATGTAAAAGCAGAAGCATCTCGTTAA
- the rpmI gene encoding 50S ribosomal protein L35, with translation MPKMKTHRGAAKRFKKTGSGKLKRARAYTSHLFANKSTKQKRKLRKGSLVSKGDFKRIRHLLDNIK, from the coding sequence ATGCCAAAAATGAAAACACATCGTGGCGCTGCAAAGCGTTTCAAAAAGACTGGAAGCGGTAAATTAAAACGTGCTCGTGCTTACACAAGCCATTTATTCGCTAACAAATCTACAAAACAAAAGCGTAAATTACGTAAAGGTTCTTTAGTAAGCAAAGGTGACTTCAAACGTATCCGTCACTTATTAGATAACATTAAGTAA
- the ytxC gene encoding sporulation protein YtxC: MKIFFKYVEDAVVVYESLCAKRSALSYGSQCLKLVNNQLLVIDETYNREAILQDMVIPVLTHVILKKKEKKMMVNILKEQFFYSEEEEQDLLLQIMGGIMEGERGEIPQKTFSLPRELLIRQALQDFFIHNVTFTFESFLQFRLKEYQERLRYYAELAIDEYRLEQDYQILIHQLRQAANERQSSTGDVYVMHLNKNKFVLYDHSSRYVPERECAALAEAFLSKQESLYIDSTIIAPLLSLSPAAIHLYSDQHDHDFVYTIQNIFQEKVMLYEKNEFPFDQKQNIT; the protein is encoded by the coding sequence ATGAAAATATTTTTTAAATATGTAGAAGACGCAGTCGTTGTATATGAGTCTTTATGCGCGAAGCGAAGCGCTTTATCATATGGTTCACAGTGCTTGAAGCTGGTGAATAATCAGCTTTTAGTCATTGATGAGACATACAATAGAGAGGCCATTTTACAAGACATGGTGATACCGGTATTAACCCACGTAATTTTAAAAAAGAAAGAAAAAAAGATGATGGTAAACATATTAAAAGAACAATTTTTCTATTCAGAAGAGGAAGAGCAAGATTTGCTGCTTCAAATTATGGGGGGGATTATGGAAGGAGAGAGAGGCGAAATTCCGCAAAAAACATTTTCTCTTCCAAGAGAATTACTTATCCGCCAGGCTCTTCAAGACTTCTTCATTCATAATGTAACATTCACCTTTGAGTCTTTTCTCCAATTCCGTTTAAAAGAATATCAAGAGCGGCTGCGCTATTATGCTGAGCTGGCGATTGATGAATATAGGCTTGAGCAAGACTATCAAATTCTTATTCATCAGCTGCGTCAAGCAGCTAATGAAAGACAGTCATCTACAGGTGATGTGTATGTGATGCACTTGAATAAAAACAAGTTTGTATTGTACGACCACAGCAGTAGATATGTTCCTGAACGTGAATGTGCAGCTCTAGCAGAGGCCTTTTTATCTAAACAAGAATCATTATACATAGACTCGACTATTATCGCGCCTTTGCTAAGTTTATCTCCAGCTGCTATTCATCTGTATAGCGACCAGCATGATCATGATTTTGTTTATACCATTCAAAATATCTTCCAAGAAAAAGTTATGTTATACGAAAAAAATGAATTTCCGTTTGATCAAAAGCAAAATATAACGTGA
- a CDS encoding M42 family metallopeptidase: MTKLDETLTMLKALTDAKGIPGNEREPREVMKKYIAPYADEVTTDGLGSLIAKKVGNEQGPKIMVAGHLDEVGFMVTQIDERGFIRFQTVGGWWSQVMLAQRVTIVTSKGEVTGIIGSKPPHILPPEVRKKPVDIKDMFIDIGASSREEVAEWGVKPGDQVVPYFEFTVMNNEKMLLAKAWDNRIGCAIAIDVLKALKNETHENVVYGVGTVQEEVGLRGAKTSANFIEPDIAFAVDVGIAGDTPGVSDKEASSKMGDGPQIILYDASMVSHKGLRDTVVDVADELNIPYQFDAIAGGGTDSGSIHISANGVPALSITIATRYIHSHAAMLHRDDYENAVKLIAEVIKRLDRDTVNTITYN; encoded by the coding sequence ATGACAAAGTTAGATGAAACATTGACAATGCTTAAAGCACTAACAGATGCAAAAGGAATTCCTGGCAATGAACGTGAACCGCGTGAGGTTATGAAGAAATATATTGCACCTTATGCAGATGAAGTAACGACGGATGGGCTAGGCAGTTTGATTGCAAAAAAAGTGGGAAACGAACAAGGGCCTAAAATTATGGTAGCCGGTCACTTAGATGAAGTAGGCTTTATGGTGACTCAAATTGATGAACGCGGCTTTATTCGTTTTCAAACGGTAGGCGGATGGTGGTCTCAAGTTATGCTTGCTCAACGCGTAACCATCGTTACATCTAAAGGAGAGGTAACGGGGATTATTGGCTCAAAGCCTCCTCATATCCTGCCTCCAGAAGTTCGTAAAAAGCCAGTTGACATTAAAGATATGTTCATCGATATTGGTGCCTCTAGTAGAGAAGAAGTAGCGGAGTGGGGAGTGAAACCGGGTGATCAGGTTGTGCCTTATTTCGAATTTACAGTTATGAACAATGAAAAGATGCTGCTAGCGAAAGCCTGGGATAACCGTATTGGCTGTGCAATAGCTATCGATGTATTAAAAGCTTTAAAAAATGAAACACATGAAAATGTTGTGTATGGTGTAGGAACGGTGCAAGAAGAAGTTGGACTTCGAGGCGCAAAAACATCCGCTAACTTTATTGAACCAGATATTGCATTTGCTGTTGATGTCGGTATCGCTGGAGATACACCTGGCGTTTCTGATAAAGAAGCATCTTCTAAAATGGGAGACGGTCCGCAAATCATTTTATATGATGCTTCCATGGTTTCTCATAAAGGACTTCGAGATACGGTGGTAGATGTGGCAGATGAATTAAATATTCCATATCAATTTGATGCAATCGCTGGAGGCGGTACGGACTCAGGTTCTATCCATATTTCAGCTAACGGGGTGCCGGCACTTTCGATTACAATCGCAACTCGTTATATCCATTCTCATGCAGCGATGCTTCATCGTGATGATTATGAAAATGCAGTTAAATTAATTGCCGAAGTAATTAAACGCTTAGACCGAGATACGGTGAACACAATTACGTATAATTAA
- the pheT gene encoding phenylalanine--tRNA ligase subunit beta has protein sequence MFVSYRWLQEYVDLSGVTAEELADKITKSGIEVEGVENLNKGISGVVIGHVVEREQHPNADKLSRCQVDLGGGEIVQIVCGAPNVAQGQKVAVAKVGAVLPGNFKIKRAKLRGEESNGMICSLQELGIESKLVAKDYQEGIFVFPSHAEVGADALDALNLNDEVLELGLTPNRSDCLSMLGVAHEVAAILRREVKYPSVNVQTSDEQAADYISVKVEAKEDNPLYVARIVKNVKIAPSPLWMQTRLMAAGIRPHNNVVDITNYILLEYGQPLHAFDYDRLGSKEIVVRHASEGEKFVTLDDQERVLKGNQLVITNGSEPVALAGVMGGANSEVKDDTVNVLIESAYFKGLTVRQASKDHGLRSEASARFEKGIDPNRTRVAADRAVELMAEYASGEVVSGTVEVDTLTVEPAVVAVSLGRINDVLGTELSMEEVQDIMNRLQFENKVEDETIVVTVPTRRGDITIEEDIVEEVARMYGYDNLPTTLPVTVATPGKLTEYQLGRRKVRRFLEGAGLAQTTTYSLTSAEKATQFALNATSTIGLAMPMSEDRSILRQSLVPHLLEAVKHNNARQSDSIALYETGSVFLSKGERELPDEQERVAGAITGLWHAHGWQGEKKAVDFYVIKGVLEGLFAQLGLEKRISYAPVKKDGMHPGRTAAVWLDEKEIGYVGQVHPVAQKQYGLRETYVFELHLQELLAADVEEVRYSAIPRFPSITRDIALVVDNNVLAGEVQRVIYAAGGELLKDVTVFDLYEGERMEEGKKSVAFSLRYLDPERTLTDEEVAKAHGAVLEAVEKEFGATLRS, from the coding sequence ATGTTTGTATCTTATCGTTGGTTACAAGAGTATGTTGACTTATCAGGCGTAACGGCAGAAGAGTTAGCAGATAAAATCACAAAAAGTGGAATTGAAGTTGAAGGTGTAGAAAACTTAAATAAAGGCATCAGCGGAGTGGTAATTGGTCACGTTGTAGAACGTGAACAGCATCCAAATGCTGATAAATTAAGCCGCTGTCAAGTAGATCTTGGCGGAGGAGAAATCGTTCAAATCGTGTGCGGAGCACCGAACGTGGCACAAGGTCAAAAAGTAGCGGTTGCAAAAGTGGGAGCTGTACTTCCAGGTAACTTTAAAATCAAGCGTGCTAAGCTTCGCGGTGAAGAATCGAACGGTATGATTTGTTCTCTTCAAGAGCTTGGCATTGAAAGCAAGCTTGTGGCAAAAGATTATCAAGAAGGCATCTTCGTGTTCCCAAGCCATGCTGAAGTAGGAGCGGATGCACTAGATGCATTAAACTTAAACGATGAAGTATTAGAACTGGGGCTAACACCAAACCGTTCAGACTGCTTAAGTATGTTAGGCGTAGCACATGAAGTGGCTGCTATTTTACGTCGTGAAGTGAAGTATCCGTCAGTAAACGTGCAAACGTCTGATGAGCAAGCAGCTGATTATATTTCCGTTAAAGTAGAGGCAAAAGAAGACAATCCGCTTTACGTAGCGCGCATTGTGAAAAACGTAAAAATTGCTCCGTCACCATTATGGATGCAAACGCGTTTAATGGCAGCTGGTATTCGACCTCATAACAACGTTGTTGATATTACCAACTATATTTTGCTTGAATACGGCCAGCCGCTGCATGCTTTTGACTATGATCGTCTTGGTTCAAAAGAAATTGTTGTACGTCACGCGTCAGAAGGCGAGAAGTTTGTAACACTTGATGATCAAGAGCGCGTATTAAAAGGCAATCAGCTTGTCATTACAAACGGAAGTGAGCCGGTAGCTCTTGCAGGTGTAATGGGCGGAGCGAACTCTGAAGTAAAAGACGATACGGTAAATGTTCTCATTGAATCAGCTTACTTCAAAGGCTTAACGGTTCGCCAAGCTTCAAAAGACCACGGTCTTCGAAGTGAGGCAAGCGCTCGTTTTGAAAAAGGAATTGATCCCAACCGTACGCGCGTAGCTGCTGACCGCGCAGTAGAATTAATGGCTGAATACGCTTCAGGTGAAGTGGTAAGCGGTACTGTAGAAGTAGATACACTAACTGTGGAACCTGCTGTTGTAGCTGTGTCACTTGGACGTATTAACGATGTACTTGGTACAGAATTGTCAATGGAAGAAGTACAAGATATTATGAACCGTCTTCAATTTGAAAATAAAGTAGAAGACGAAACCATTGTTGTAACAGTGCCAACTCGTAGAGGCGATATTACAATCGAAGAAGATATCGTAGAGGAAGTAGCTCGTATGTATGGCTATGACAACCTTCCTACAACGCTTCCTGTAACAGTGGCAACTCCAGGGAAATTAACGGAGTATCAGCTTGGACGCCGTAAAGTTCGTCGTTTCTTAGAGGGAGCGGGACTAGCACAAACAACAACATATTCGTTAACGAGCGCTGAAAAAGCTACTCAGTTTGCACTAAATGCAACAAGTACGATTGGTTTAGCAATGCCGATGAGTGAAGATCGCAGCATCCTTCGTCAAAGCTTAGTGCCTCATTTGCTAGAAGCAGTGAAGCATAATAATGCTCGTCAATCGGATTCTATTGCGCTATACGAAACAGGCTCAGTGTTCTTATCTAAAGGTGAAAGAGAATTACCGGATGAGCAGGAGCGCGTAGCTGGTGCAATCACGGGTCTGTGGCATGCTCACGGCTGGCAAGGTGAAAAGAAAGCCGTTGATTTCTATGTGATTAAAGGTGTACTAGAAGGGTTATTTGCACAGCTTGGTTTAGAGAAAAGAATCTCATATGCTCCCGTTAAAAAAGACGGTATGCACCCTGGACGTACAGCGGCTGTATGGTTAGATGAAAAAGAAATTGGATACGTAGGTCAAGTTCATCCTGTTGCTCAGAAACAGTATGGTCTTCGTGAAACATACGTATTTGAATTACACCTTCAAGAGCTATTAGCTGCAGATGTCGAAGAAGTTCGTTATTCAGCTATTCCAAGATTCCCATCTATTACACGTGATATTGCACTTGTTGTAGATAACAACGTTCTTGCAGGAGAAGTTCAGCGCGTCATCTATGCAGCAGGCGGAGAACTTTTAAAAGACGTGACGGTATTTGATCTATATGAAGGCGAGCGTATGGAAGAAGGCAAGAAATCTGTAGCTTTCTCTTTACGTTACTTAGATCCTGAACGTACATTAACAGATGAAGAAGTAGCAAAAGCACATGGTGCAGTGTTAGAAGCAGTAGAAAAAGAATTTGGTGCAACGCTTCGTTCATAA